A region from the Nitrospira sp. genome encodes:
- a CDS encoding type 1 glutamine amidotransferase, protein MRAVCLQHALFEGPGAFAAALTDRGVSLDRHLVPQDGLPKDAGDLLIVMGGPMSVNDSDRWIAEETAFIRSALLAGTPVIGVCLGSQLMAKALGAAVKPGKALEIGKTQIHLTGEGKTDPVFGGFPEALSVFEWHGEVFDLPADCVPLAGSDIAPLQAFRYGTRAYGLLFHLEMEQAGIDALCQECASDLTKAQLTAPDVKAAAIPHLPALHRFADRLIEHLLAPGR, encoded by the coding sequence ATGCGAGCCGTTTGCCTCCAACATGCTCTCTTCGAAGGTCCCGGGGCGTTCGCCGCGGCGCTGACTGACCGGGGTGTGAGTCTCGATCGGCATCTCGTCCCGCAAGACGGGCTGCCGAAAGATGCGGGCGATCTGTTGATCGTGATGGGCGGGCCGATGTCGGTGAACGATTCGGATCGTTGGATCGCCGAGGAGACCGCGTTCATTCGCTCCGCCCTCCTCGCTGGAACACCTGTCATCGGCGTCTGCCTGGGCAGTCAGTTGATGGCGAAGGCGTTGGGCGCAGCCGTGAAACCAGGCAAGGCGCTGGAAATCGGCAAGACGCAAATACATCTAACCGGCGAAGGGAAAACCGATCCGGTGTTCGGCGGCTTTCCCGAAGCCCTCTCGGTCTTCGAGTGGCACGGAGAGGTGTTCGACCTCCCCGCCGATTGTGTGCCCCTGGCCGGTTCTGACATTGCGCCGTTGCAAGCGTTTCGCTACGGAACCAGAGCCTATGGTCTGCTGTTTCACTTGGAGATGGAACAGGCCGGGATCGATGCGCTCTGCCAGGAATGCGCTTCGGATCTTACGAAGGCGCAGCTCACTGCGCCGGATGTGAAAGCTGCGGCGATCCCACACCTCCCCGCCCTGCACCGGTTCGCCGACCGGCTCATCGAGCATCTTCTTGCTCCTGGGCGTTGA
- the panC gene encoding pantoate--beta-alanine ligase, with amino-acid sequence MNILRTPKAMTAWSRRLHCEGVTIGFVPTMGALHDGHRALIRAARLQCDALVVSIFVNPTQFAPTEDLAKYPRPIANDRALCRAEGVDICFEPTVKAMYPEGFETVVTVPGIAQRWEGEIRPHHFAGVATVVTKLFGMVRPDVAVFGQKDFQQAALVQRVIEDLSLGVQLIVHPTVREQEGLAMSSRNVYLSASDRALAPILYKSLQAGAAAIKDGITLGRKIQAMMTQILRREPAAAVDYLAVCNPDTLTPLESVSDRAVLLGAVRIGSVRLIDNLLVRRPATRGRR; translated from the coding sequence ATGAACATCCTTCGAACGCCCAAGGCCATGACCGCCTGGAGCCGGCGGCTCCACTGTGAAGGGGTCACGATCGGATTCGTTCCGACGATGGGGGCATTGCACGACGGCCATCGCGCCCTCATCCGCGCTGCCCGGCTGCAATGCGATGCGCTCGTCGTGAGTATTTTCGTGAACCCGACTCAATTCGCCCCGACAGAAGATCTCGCCAAATACCCGCGGCCGATCGCAAACGACCGCGCGCTCTGTCGCGCGGAAGGAGTCGACATCTGCTTCGAACCCACCGTCAAGGCGATGTATCCGGAGGGATTTGAAACGGTCGTCACAGTCCCCGGAATCGCGCAGCGCTGGGAGGGCGAGATTCGCCCGCATCACTTTGCCGGCGTCGCCACGGTCGTCACTAAGCTCTTCGGGATGGTCCGGCCGGATGTCGCCGTCTTCGGGCAGAAAGATTTTCAGCAGGCGGCCCTGGTTCAACGCGTGATCGAGGACCTCAGCCTGGGGGTCCAGCTGATCGTCCATCCGACCGTACGCGAGCAGGAGGGACTGGCGATGAGTTCACGGAATGTGTATTTGTCCGCGTCTGATCGCGCACTGGCCCCCATACTCTATAAGAGTTTGCAGGCCGGGGCGGCGGCAATCAAAGACGGAATAACATTGGGCCGGAAGATTCAAGCAATGATGACCCAGATTCTGCGCCGGGAGCCTGCTGCAGCGGTCGACTACCTTGCAGTGTGCAATCCGGACACCCTCACACCGCTCGAATCCGTGAGCGATCGAGCGGTACTGCTGGGAGCAGTCCGTATCGGGAGTGTGAGGCTCATCGATAATCTACTCGTGAGGAGACCGGCAACACGAGGGCGGCGCTAG
- a CDS encoding PilZ domain-containing protein codes for MVEKALNHIRMFPFRCQLCTNRFRAFYLSARQSTQEFDRRQYKRLATAMDAQVIDSKQLPFINRITDISMGGCAILAGGLAKGAFVELVLRSSIEGEEIRIETAMVSSVRSESVGIQFLELHPDEQRRLSQVVLGLLVGQGGQPNTYS; via the coding sequence ATGGTTGAGAAAGCCCTCAACCATATCCGCATGTTTCCGTTTCGCTGCCAGCTCTGCACCAATCGTTTTCGCGCCTTCTATCTGAGCGCTCGCCAAAGCACGCAGGAATTTGATCGCCGCCAGTACAAACGCCTCGCAACGGCGATGGACGCCCAAGTGATCGACAGCAAGCAGTTGCCCTTTATCAATCGCATTACCGATATTTCAATGGGGGGCTGCGCGATCCTGGCGGGGGGATTGGCCAAGGGGGCGTTTGTCGAGCTGGTCTTAAGGTCGAGTATCGAAGGCGAGGAAATCAGAATCGAAACGGCGATGGTCTCTTCAGTCAGGTCTGAATCAGTAGGGATACAGTTTTTGGAGCTCCATCCGGATGAGCAGCGCCGCCTGAGTCAAGTCGTGCTCGGGCTGCTCGTCGGCCAGGGCGGACAACCGAATACCTACTCCTGA
- a CDS encoding LL-diaminopimelate aminotransferase, whose protein sequence is MAGFPIEVATRIKTLPPYLFAAIDKMKQAAIAKGVDIINLGIGDPDLPTPEPIIESLAHAAKNPKHHQYPSYEGMLSFRTAVADWYKRRFNVTLNPADEVLTLIGSKEGIGHIHLAFVDPGDIVLVPSPGYPVYPVGTSFCGGVSHIMPLTKANGFLPDLSAIPKDVAKKAKLMWLNSPNNPTSVIMTKDYFKRVVEFAQENQVIVCHDAAYSEIFYDGKRPASFLEVDGAKDVGVEFHSLSKTYNMTGWRLGFAVGNKDVLAGLGKVKSQLDSGVFEAVQAAGITALGLDDSVTDGLRKIYQERRDTLVPGLKKLGLEVDSPPAAFYIWVTVPKGYSSASFTAHLLEKAGIVTTPGNGFGAPGEGYIRMTVCTTKERLAEAVERIKKAGF, encoded by the coding sequence ATGGCTGGTTTCCCCATCGAAGTCGCAACCCGAATTAAAACCTTGCCCCCCTATCTCTTTGCCGCCATCGATAAGATGAAGCAGGCGGCGATTGCCAAGGGCGTAGATATCATCAACCTCGGCATCGGCGATCCGGATTTGCCTACCCCCGAGCCGATCATCGAGAGCCTGGCGCACGCCGCCAAGAACCCCAAGCACCATCAATATCCGTCGTACGAAGGCATGCTGTCGTTCCGCACGGCGGTGGCCGACTGGTATAAGCGCCGGTTCAACGTGACGTTGAATCCCGCCGACGAAGTCTTGACCTTAATCGGTTCGAAGGAAGGCATCGGCCATATCCATCTGGCGTTTGTCGATCCGGGCGATATCGTGCTGGTCCCCAGCCCCGGCTACCCGGTCTATCCGGTCGGCACGAGCTTCTGCGGCGGCGTCTCGCACATCATGCCGCTCACCAAGGCCAACGGGTTCCTGCCGGACCTGAGCGCGATTCCGAAAGACGTCGCCAAGAAGGCTAAGCTGATGTGGCTGAACTCGCCCAACAATCCGACCTCCGTCATCATGACGAAGGACTACTTCAAGCGGGTGGTCGAGTTCGCGCAGGAGAATCAGGTCATCGTCTGCCACGACGCGGCCTACTCGGAGATTTTCTACGATGGGAAGCGGCCGGCGAGTTTCCTCGAAGTGGATGGCGCGAAAGACGTCGGCGTGGAATTCCACTCGCTCTCCAAGACCTACAACATGACCGGCTGGCGCCTCGGGTTTGCCGTCGGCAACAAGGACGTGCTGGCCGGGCTCGGCAAGGTGAAAAGCCAGCTGGACTCGGGCGTGTTCGAGGCGGTGCAGGCCGCCGGCATCACGGCACTGGGGCTGGACGATTCGGTAACGGACGGGCTGCGGAAGATTTATCAGGAACGGCGCGACACGCTGGTGCCGGGCCTGAAGAAGCTCGGGCTCGAGGTGGATTCGCCGCCTGCCGCTTTCTACATCTGGGTGACCGTGCCGAAGGGGTATTCGTCCGCCTCGTTCACCGCGCATTTGCTGGAAAAGGCCGGTATCGTCACGACGCCGGGCAACGGATTCGGCGCGCCGGGCGAGGGCTACATCCGCATGACCGTCTGCACGACCAAAGAACGGCTGGCGGAAGCGGTGGAGCGGATCAAGAAGGCGGGATTCTGA
- a CDS encoding DUF6516 family protein produces the protein MPVGILSNVKAVELFRRRVVYSENAFAELILWRVLKPVAGSQHSFKYRLAYVVNGTCVLRFDNETGKGDHRHVGSKESSYTFTTPEKLIADFQREIARWDHENGHT, from the coding sequence GTGCCCGTTGGCATACTCTCCAACGTGAAGGCTGTCGAGTTATTTCGCCGAAGAGTCGTCTATTCAGAGAATGCGTTCGCCGAGCTGATTCTCTGGCGAGTACTGAAGCCCGTTGCCGGGTCGCAGCACTCATTCAAATACCGGCTCGCCTATGTCGTGAACGGAACGTGCGTGCTGCGGTTCGACAATGAGACAGGCAAAGGAGATCACCGGCATGTCGGCAGCAAGGAAAGTTCCTACACCTTTACCACTCCCGAGAAGCTGATCGCTGACTTTCAACGTGAGATTGCGAGGTGGGATCATGAAAACGGTCATACTTGA
- a CDS encoding methyltransferase domain-containing protein, giving the protein MDLKKVERVYTSYAGVYDQIFGKVFHEGRESAIRNLNVQPNEQILEVGVGTGLALPMYPRHCKITGIDLSEGMLGKAKERTEMHRLTHVQLHRMDAGAMEFADNSFDTVVAAYVVTAVPDHRTVVNEMIRVCRPGGRIIMLNHFSNGNKIIAAMEKVISPLTKHLGWRTDLSLHTVLEGTSLQVARKQNVNPLRFWALVECVNGKNGQVVKNGNAVHSNGNGHATEHHTSTNGHFANGHSH; this is encoded by the coding sequence ATGGATTTGAAGAAAGTAGAGCGGGTCTACACGTCGTATGCCGGCGTGTACGATCAGATTTTCGGCAAAGTCTTTCACGAGGGACGCGAATCGGCGATCCGCAATCTCAACGTGCAGCCGAATGAGCAGATTCTGGAAGTCGGCGTGGGCACCGGCCTCGCCCTTCCGATGTATCCCCGTCATTGCAAGATCACCGGCATCGATCTTTCCGAAGGCATGCTGGGGAAGGCAAAGGAACGGACGGAGATGCATCGCTTGACGCATGTGCAGCTCCACCGCATGGATGCCGGGGCCATGGAGTTCGCCGACAATAGTTTCGATACCGTCGTCGCGGCCTACGTCGTCACCGCCGTGCCGGACCACCGCACAGTCGTCAATGAAATGATCCGCGTCTGCCGGCCGGGCGGCCGCATCATCATGCTCAACCACTTCAGCAACGGCAACAAGATCATCGCGGCAATGGAGAAAGTCATCTCCCCGCTCACGAAGCATCTGGGATGGCGCACGGACCTCTCTCTGCATACCGTCCTGGAAGGCACGTCGTTGCAGGTCGCACGCAAGCAGAACGTGAATCCGCTGCGATTCTGGGCCTTGGTGGAATGCGTGAACGGAAAGAACGGGCAGGTCGTGAAAAACGGGAACGCGGTCCATTCAAACGGCAATGGCCATGCGACCGAGCACCACACCAGCACCAACGGCCACTTCGCCAACGGGCACTCGCACTAA
- a CDS encoding MazG nucleotide pyrophosphohydrolase domain-containing protein has translation MTDEQSMVEEFHKKFDILVQASPTDASEDTKRLRIRLIQEEFDELKESIAEGNLAALAKEMADLLYVVYGTAVSYGIDMEPVFREVHRSNLSKVGGYKREDGKWVKPPTYSPAKIEPLLAMQMSAPEEAQRPLGGVEEMLRGA, from the coding sequence ATGACGGATGAGCAGTCGATGGTCGAAGAGTTCCATAAGAAATTCGATATTCTTGTGCAGGCCAGCCCGACAGATGCCAGCGAGGACACGAAACGCCTCCGCATCCGTCTCATTCAGGAGGAGTTTGACGAACTCAAGGAATCCATAGCGGAGGGCAATCTTGCCGCATTGGCCAAGGAGATGGCCGATCTGCTCTATGTCGTGTACGGAACAGCCGTCTCGTATGGTATCGATATGGAGCCGGTATTTCGCGAAGTGCACCGGTCGAATCTCAGTAAAGTCGGCGGGTATAAGCGGGAGGATGGCAAGTGGGTGAAGCCTCCGACCTATTCACCGGCTAAGATCGAACCCTTGTTGGCGATGCAAATGAGTGCTCCCGAAGAAGCGCAGAGGCCACTCGGAGGTGTTGAGGAGATGCTGCGAGGCGCATGA
- the folK gene encoding 2-amino-4-hydroxy-6-hydroxymethyldihydropteridine diphosphokinase, which translates to MRETVYIGFGSNVGDRLDFCDRAVTLLSLLPHSQVTGISLLYETEPVLDHAQPGETWFLNGVVQLDTDITPRSLLTILREIERSLGRDEDNRSGPRTIDLDILFYGTRVIHEADLVVPHPRLHDRRFVLMPLNELDPLLVHPSLERTATQLLAEVKDRSEVRLLFPQPSTRYGSRPSGSPRQDL; encoded by the coding sequence ATGCGCGAAACGGTTTACATCGGGTTCGGATCAAATGTCGGCGATCGCCTGGATTTCTGCGATCGCGCAGTGACCCTGTTGAGCCTGCTTCCCCATTCGCAGGTCACCGGGATTTCGTTGCTCTACGAAACCGAACCCGTGCTCGACCATGCGCAACCGGGAGAGACTTGGTTTCTCAACGGCGTCGTGCAGCTCGACACCGACATCACGCCCCGCAGCTTGCTCACGATCCTACGCGAGATCGAGCGCTCGTTGGGGCGCGATGAGGACAATCGCTCGGGCCCTCGCACGATCGATCTGGATATTCTGTTTTACGGCACCAGGGTCATCCACGAAGCGGATCTTGTCGTGCCGCATCCCCGGCTGCACGACCGGCGGTTCGTCCTGATGCCGTTAAACGAACTCGATCCGCTCTTGGTCCATCCCTCGCTTGAGCGCACCGCCACACAATTGCTCGCAGAGGTCAAAGACCGGTCGGAAGTTCGCCTGCTCTTCCCCCAGCCGTCCACGCGCTACGGGTCACGCCCGAGCGGTAGCCCTCGTCAGGATTTATGA
- a CDS encoding lipocalin-like domain-containing protein, with protein MTSLAARLVIGLAWVLATGGSVAPAADPADISFRLAQEGYRYEFPRDHGAHDSFRTEWWYYTGHLETAEGRRFGFELTFFRRAIAPDQVETRPSRWSVDQLYLAHLAITDVTGQRFHFRDRISRAGLGKAGAEATHLHVWLDHWRAESSGGTGDQQKLEAKADGVALSLTLDPAKPLVVHGEQGISKKGSAAGQASHYYSFTNLTTAGTLMIGTETYHITGTSWMDHEFGSADLGADLAGWDWFSIQLADKRELMVYRLRHTDGSSDQASSGTLVLADGRTQHLSASDIQLTPLDTWTSPTSKATYPHRWQVSIPSLDLSLQLTPLLADQELRTTRSTQVTYWEGAVAVEGTERGQPIKGQGYVELTGYAERIRQKL; from the coding sequence TGGACTGGCGTGGGTCTTAGCCACCGGCGGATCGGTGGCACCCGCGGCCGATCCTGCCGACATCTCCTTTCGCCTGGCGCAAGAGGGCTATCGGTACGAGTTCCCGCGCGATCACGGCGCGCACGATTCCTTCCGCACCGAATGGTGGTACTACACCGGTCACCTGGAAACCGCCGAAGGCCGGCGATTCGGATTTGAGCTCACGTTCTTTCGCCGCGCCATCGCGCCCGATCAGGTCGAGACGCGCCCCTCCCGCTGGTCGGTGGATCAACTCTATCTGGCCCATCTGGCCATCACGGACGTCACGGGCCAACGCTTCCACTTTCGCGATCGCATCAGTCGCGCCGGGTTGGGCAAAGCCGGAGCCGAGGCCACCCATCTGCACGTCTGGCTCGATCACTGGCGCGCAGAATCGTCCGGTGGAACTGGCGACCAACAGAAGCTCGAAGCCAAGGCCGATGGCGTCGCACTTTCTCTGACGCTCGATCCCGCCAAACCGCTGGTCGTGCATGGCGAGCAAGGGATCAGCAAAAAGGGATCGGCAGCGGGACAAGCGTCACACTACTATTCATTCACCAACCTCACCACAGCGGGGACTCTGATGATCGGCACCGAGACCTACCACATCACCGGCACCAGTTGGATGGACCATGAATTCGGCTCGGCGGACTTGGGCGCCGATCTCGCCGGGTGGGATTGGTTCAGCATCCAACTCGCCGACAAGCGGGAACTCATGGTCTATCGCCTCCGTCATACCGATGGATCGTCAGACCAGGCCTCCAGTGGCACGCTCGTCTTGGCAGACGGCCGCACGCAACACCTCTCGGCCTCCGATATCCAATTAACCCCGCTCGATACCTGGACCAGCCCAACCAGCAAGGCCACCTATCCCCACCGCTGGCAAGTCTCGATTCCGTCTCTTGATCTGTCGTTGCAACTGACGCCCCTCCTGGCCGATCAGGAACTGCGCACAACACGCAGCACGCAAGTCACCTATTGGGAGGGCGCGGTCGCTGTAGAAGGCACCGAGCGAGGGCAACCAATCAAAGGCCAGGGCTATGTCGAACTGACGGGGTATGCCGAGCGGATTAGGCAGAAGCTGTAA
- the rmuC gene encoding DNA recombination protein RmuC encodes MDVTGILLGIVIGLVPGALVGWFLGVGRLSRQFQQHTVELSARAERAESLEAELRRQLEQDRLEGVQLRADLATAQQARASAEVRTEEALKHVAEQKQLVDQSRQQLLESFQALSNDALTKNNQAFLNLARVSFETLQAKAEGELSQRQQAIDGLVKPLHDSLQRYDEQMRLLEQSRQSAYGGLDQHLKSLAESHQRLQQETGNLVKALRAPTVRGQWGEITLKRVAELAGMVDHCDFFEQESVTGEDRRFRPDMVVRLPGGRQIIVDAKTVLAAYLDAHEAPDDQRRIEALRRHAAQVRSRMDELSLKAYWTQFERAPEFVVLFLPGEQFLGAALDHDPRLIEEGFTRGVVLATPTTLIALLRAVGYGWRQEQMNAHAEEAGRLGKDLYERMAVLAEHVNDVGQALGKSVSAYNRAVGSLETRILPAARRFKELGVASEKEIPQLEPAELVPRRTLPFDGE; translated from the coding sequence ATGGATGTGACCGGCATATTGCTGGGGATTGTCATCGGTCTCGTTCCTGGCGCGCTCGTCGGTTGGTTTCTTGGCGTGGGTCGGCTCTCCCGGCAATTCCAGCAGCACACGGTCGAACTGAGTGCACGAGCTGAACGGGCCGAATCGCTTGAGGCGGAGTTGCGTCGCCAGCTGGAGCAGGATCGCCTGGAAGGGGTGCAGCTTCGGGCAGACCTGGCGACCGCCCAGCAAGCGCGGGCCTCAGCCGAAGTGCGGACCGAAGAAGCGCTGAAGCACGTCGCCGAACAAAAGCAACTCGTCGATCAATCCCGCCAGCAGCTCCTCGAATCGTTCCAAGCGTTGTCGAACGACGCGCTCACTAAAAACAATCAGGCCTTCTTGAATCTGGCTCGCGTGTCGTTCGAAACGCTCCAGGCCAAAGCCGAGGGCGAACTGTCGCAACGGCAACAGGCGATCGACGGACTAGTGAAGCCGCTCCATGATTCATTGCAGCGCTACGATGAACAAATGCGGCTGCTCGAACAATCCCGCCAATCGGCCTATGGCGGGTTGGATCAACACCTGAAATCGCTGGCGGAGTCCCATCAACGTCTCCAGCAGGAGACCGGCAACCTGGTCAAGGCCCTCCGCGCGCCGACGGTCCGCGGTCAGTGGGGTGAAATCACGCTGAAGCGGGTAGCTGAGTTGGCGGGGATGGTCGATCATTGCGATTTCTTCGAGCAGGAAAGCGTCACCGGCGAGGATCGGCGGTTCCGTCCCGACATGGTCGTGCGGCTGCCGGGCGGACGGCAGATCATCGTCGATGCGAAGACGGTCCTGGCGGCCTACCTCGATGCTCATGAAGCCCCGGACGATCAGCGTCGGATCGAAGCCTTGCGCCGGCATGCCGCGCAGGTCCGCAGCCGGATGGACGAGTTGTCGTTGAAGGCCTACTGGACGCAATTTGAGCGGGCCCCTGAGTTTGTGGTGCTCTTCCTTCCCGGGGAGCAATTCCTCGGCGCAGCGCTGGATCATGATCCGCGTTTGATCGAAGAAGGGTTTACGCGCGGGGTGGTGCTCGCCACGCCCACGACATTAATCGCGCTATTGCGGGCCGTGGGGTATGGCTGGCGACAGGAGCAGATGAATGCCCATGCCGAAGAAGCCGGCCGGCTCGGCAAAGATCTCTACGAGCGCATGGCGGTGCTGGCTGAACATGTGAATGATGTCGGACAGGCGTTAGGCAAGAGTGTGTCGGCCTACAACCGAGCGGTGGGTTCGTTGGAGACGAGAATTCTTCCGGCGGCGCGCCGATTCAAAGAGCTTGGGGTCGCGTCTGAAAAAGAGATCCCGCAGTTGGAACCGGCTGAGCTGGTGCCGCGCCGGACATTGCCTTTTGACGGTGAGTAA